The following is a genomic window from Patescibacteria group bacterium.
AACAAAGGGGAAATATCTTTTTAATGTTGAAGCTCTTGGATTAACTTTTAGAGGCAAATTTTTATCATATTTAAAGCTCTACCAAAAAAATAAAAAAATAAAATATTGGGACTTGAAAAATCAAAGAGAGTCTGAATATTTTTACAATTTGAAAGAAAACTTGTATGCGAAACAATGGATTGTATATTCTAAGGAAAGTTTTAAAAATGAGCAATCCGTTTTTGAATATCTTGGAAGATATACTCATAAAATTGCAATAAGTAATGCTAGAGTAAAATCTATTACTGACAAAACTGTTTCTTTTGAATATACTGATAGAGCTGACAATTACAAAGTAAAAACAAAAACTGTAGATGGGGCGAAATTCATAAAACTTTTTCTTCAGCATGTTTTACCTGCTAGGTTTATGAAAATCAGGAATTATGGATTTTTATCGTCAAGAAATAAAAGTAATGCCTTAGATAAGTTACACATATATTTTAATTTGCCAAAGTATGAAAAACCAGTTAAAATGCTTATTGCGGAAGTTCTTGAAGTTTTATATGATGTACAAGTGGGTGTATGCAAAGAATGCGGGGGAAAATTAATTCTTATTCAATCGCAGGAAAGGCCAAGAGCGTCACCTAAAGTGGCATAACAATCTTGGATTGAAATTATTGAAATTAAAATTAAACACTTTTTTGTGTAAGGAGATTGCTATATCTATAA
Proteins encoded in this region:
- a CDS encoding IS91 family transposase codes for the protein MKKSKITQAFENFSDKYLELNSATIEQHKVIDCIKVCKTEKLGFNIQACEDCGTVHSHYNSCGNRHCPNCQAINKDRWILLKKNDVLPVKYHHTVFTIPAELRTLFKYNKKLLYNLLFKCAWETIESFSKDKRNRIEAKMGMITILHTWKQNLDYHPHLHCIIPAGGITENNKWKSAPTKGKYLFNVEALGLTFRGKFLSYLKLYQKNKKIKYWDLKNQRESEYFYNLKENLYAKQWIVYSKESFKNEQSVFEYLGRYTHKIAISNARVKSITDKTVSFEYTDRADNYKVKTKTVDGAKFIKLFLQHVLPARFMKIRNYGFLSSRNKSNALDKLHIYFNLPKYEKPVKMLIAEVLEVLYDVQVGVCKECGGKLILIQSQERPRASPKVA